One genomic region from Epinephelus moara isolate mb chromosome 8, YSFRI_EMoa_1.0, whole genome shotgun sequence encodes:
- the LOC126394566 gene encoding cyclin-G2-like — MRDLQAIDSLLLKELKSCRAQEHNFLPREAGLKLMESASTENHSGVSAKCRNTRVEELWGLTSFFGYSTQTFVQAVNLLDRFLTIMKVQPKHLPCIGVCCLHIAAKMVEEEKNISPTHELIRISQSKFTVSDLCRMEKIVSQKLSVQPEAVTALTFLHLYYSAFTSLSAGREEIPSIGRLEAQLKACLCRLVFSKAKPSVLALSLIAQEFEAHQSITLLKIVQQFQRHLKISDSELLHWKELVAKCMTEYCSSECNKPDNKKLVWIISRRTAQNLQANHFSVPGLPTIPEGSWDESESEDSCEDMSCGEDSPCGSPGSDGEGSFFPSAFLNRKK; from the exons ATGAGGGATCTTCAAGCCATTGACAGCTTGCTCCTGAAAGAGCTGAAGTCATGTCGTGCACAAGAGCACAACTTTCTTCCCAGAGAGGCTGGCCTGAAGCTGATGGAGTCGGCATCCACAGAG AATCACAGTGGAGTGTCTGCGAAATGCAGAAACACCAGAGTGGAGGAACTGTGGGGCCTGACCAGTTTCTTTGGCTACAGCACCCAGACGTTTGTTCAAGCTGTCAATTTGCTCGATAGATTCCTCACCATCATGAAG GTGCAGCCCAAACACTTGCCCTGTATTGGAGTCTGCTGTCTTCACATTGCAGCCAAAATGGTTGAGGAAGAGAAAAATATCTCACCCACCCATGAACTCATTCGCATCAGCCAAAGCAAGTTCACCGTGTCAGACCTCTGTCGCATGGAGAAGATCGTTTCACAAAAGCTCAGCGTGCAGCCTGAAGCAGTGACAGCCTTAACGTTTCTACACCTCTACTACTCAGCCTTCACATCCCTGTCTGCTGGAAG GGAGGAGATCCCAAGCATTGGGAGACTGGAAGCCCAGCTAAAAGCCTGCTTATGCCGGCTTGTTTTCTCTAAGGCAAAA CCATCAGTGCTGGCACTGTCCCTCATTGCTCAGGAGTTTGAAGCCCACCAGTCCATCACCTTGTTGAAGATTGTACAGCAATTCCAAAGACACCTGAAG ATCAGCGACAGTGAGCTCCTTCACTGGAAGGAACTTGTGGCCAAATGCATGACTGAATACTGCTCAAGTGAATGTAACAAACCAGACAACAAAAAGCTTGTTTGGATCATTTCCAGAAGAACTGCACAGAATCTTCAGGCCAATCACTTCAGTGTGCCCGGCCTGCCAACTATTCCCGAGGGGAGCTGGGACGAGAGTGAGAG CGAGGACTCCTGCGAAGACATGAGCTGTGGAGAAGACAGCCCCTGCGGTTCGCCAGGAAGTGACGGCGAAGGATCCTTCTTCCCCTCCGCCTTTCTCAACCGCAAAAAGTGA